From Toxorhynchites rutilus septentrionalis strain SRP chromosome 2, ASM2978413v1, whole genome shotgun sequence, a single genomic window includes:
- the LOC129768140 gene encoding protein takeout, which produces MKSTTCFLLLSCVSTMLTRELPTTFQRCKQKDPNFEGCIVNAINGALRLMKNGLPEFGILPLDPLLVNSLSIEQGSSSPINLKQEFQNVKLNNLVNSTVTKFVVDLERFVIRAEAITPHMEFVGDYTMDGRVLLLPVTGRGFSNVTLRELGTTHELIGEPVKKKGETYMRINKYNVKFDNPKLMTVLFTNLFNGDKALGDAMNKVLNDNWQLMFNELQGAYEDTFGYIFRDITNKLFLKVPLNKIFLEE; this is translated from the exons ATGAAATCAACAACTTGCTTTCTGTTGCTATCATGTGTTTCAACTATGTTAACGAGAGAATTAC CCACAACATTTCAGCGCTGCAAACAGAAAGACCCCAATTTCGAAGGCTGTATCGTCAATGCAATCAACGGTGCCCTGCGATTGATGAAAAATGGTTTACCTGAATTTGGCATTCTTCCACTTGACCCACTCCTTGTTAATTCGCTTTCTATTGAACAGGGATCTTCTTCTCCAATCAATCTGAAGCAGGAATTTCAGAATGTAAAATTGAACAACTTAGTAAATTCGACCGTTACAAAATTTGT GGTTGATCTTGAGAGATTTGTTATCAGAGCAGAAGCTATCACGCCCCACATGGAATTTGTTGGTGACTACACGATGGATGGACGTGTTCTCCTATTGCCTGTCACAGGTCGAGGTTTTTCCAACGTTACGTTACGGGAACTCGGGACCACACACGAACTGATTGGTGAACCAGTCAagaaaaaaggagaaacatATATGCGTATCAATAAATATAATGTAAAATTCGACAATCCTAAATTGATGACGGTCCTTTTTACCAATTTGTTCAACGGAGATAAAGCATTAG GAGATGCGATGAATAAGGTGTTGAATGATAACTGGCAGCTTATGTTCAACGAGCTTCAGGGAGCTTACGAAGACACGTTTGGTTATATTTTCAGAGATATCACCAATAAACTATTTCTTAAAGTTCCTTTGAATAAAATCTTTTTAGAAGAATAG